A genomic segment from Janthinobacterium sp. 64 encodes:
- a CDS encoding glycine zipper domain-containing protein: MSRIIAGHFQLQEQIDAARAALNQAGFADSRISAFFVNQPGQHDLHALGGDRDMSPGAKETPEGVVEGVAVGAAVGAGIGAATTLATGPLGPVVGALVGAHVGSLYSFNKMKEAGEAEANGDRDGENRRQPRHPGMLIAVALGGLDERERALEALHRLGAEHIEEAEGTIANGDWHDFDPLSIPVLVA, translated from the coding sequence ATGTCACGCATCATCGCAGGTCATTTTCAGTTGCAGGAACAGATAGACGCAGCGCGCGCCGCCCTGAACCAGGCGGGTTTTGCCGATAGCCGCATCAGCGCCTTCTTTGTCAACCAGCCGGGGCAGCACGACTTGCACGCGCTCGGCGGCGACCGCGACATGTCGCCCGGCGCGAAAGAGACGCCGGAAGGCGTGGTCGAGGGCGTGGCCGTCGGGGCCGCCGTCGGTGCGGGCATCGGCGCGGCCACCACCCTGGCGACGGGGCCGCTCGGTCCCGTCGTCGGCGCGCTGGTGGGCGCACACGTGGGCTCGCTCTACAGTTTCAATAAAATGAAGGAGGCGGGCGAGGCCGAAGCAAATGGGGACCGGGATGGCGAAAACCGCCGCCAGCCACGCCATCCTGGCATGCTGATCGCCGTGGCGCTGGGCGGCCTCGACGAGCGCGAACGGGCGCTCGAAGCGCTGCACCGGCTGGGCGCCGAGCATATCGAGGAAGCGGAAGGCACGATCGCCAATGGCGACTGGCATGATTTCGACCCGCTCAGCATTCCCGTGCTGGTGGCGTGA
- a CDS encoding universal stress protein: protein MTYKTVLLHIDDSAGRAARIDAAASIAQACGGHLTGVALTGVSRLLYQNQPDLDADPNLSLHLNFLRERATRALDGFEQQVRAAGVASFEQRVLDDEAAGGISLLARYADLVVISQYNAKDKSPSVMRDFPAYVLLHSGRPVLIVPYAPPLPLLAPPAAARNVLISWNASKEASRAVSAALPLLQRAGQVHVAIFDAQVHAAEHGEQPGAELTHYLARHGVEARLHLLDGGGVRRGDIGEALLSQAADLSADLLVMGAYGHSRLRETILGGVTRTILQSMTIPVLMAH from the coding sequence ATGACATATAAAACCGTATTGCTCCACATCGACGACAGCGCCGGGCGCGCCGCCCGCATCGACGCGGCCGCCAGCATCGCCCAGGCGTGCGGCGGCCACCTGACGGGCGTGGCGCTGACGGGCGTGTCGCGGCTGCTGTACCAGAACCAGCCCGACCTCGATGCCGACCCGAACCTGAGCTTGCATTTGAATTTCCTGCGCGAACGGGCGACGCGCGCCCTCGACGGTTTCGAGCAACAGGTGCGCGCGGCCGGCGTCGCCTCGTTCGAACAGCGCGTGCTCGACGACGAGGCGGCGGGCGGCATCAGCCTGCTGGCCCGCTATGCGGACCTGGTCGTCATCAGCCAATACAATGCCAAGGATAAATCGCCATCCGTGATGCGCGACTTCCCCGCCTATGTGCTGCTGCATTCGGGCCGTCCCGTGCTGATCGTGCCGTATGCGCCGCCGCTGCCCCTGCTGGCGCCGCCGGCAGCGGCGCGCAATGTGCTCATTTCCTGGAACGCCAGCAAGGAAGCGAGCCGCGCCGTGAGCGCCGCCCTGCCCCTGCTGCAGCGTGCCGGGCAAGTCCACGTGGCCATCTTCGACGCCCAGGTGCATGCGGCCGAACACGGCGAACAACCGGGCGCCGAACTGACGCACTACCTGGCGCGCCACGGCGTGGAAGCGCGGCTGCATCTGCTCGATGGCGGTGGCGTGCGGCGCGGCGACATCGGCGAAGCGCTGCTGTCGCAGGCCGCCGACCTGTCGGCCGACTTGCTGGTGATGGGAGCGTATGGCCATTCGCGCCTGCGCGAAACCATCCTCGGCGGCGTCACGCGCACGATTTTGCAGAGCATGACGATCCCCGTGCTGATGGCGCACTAG
- the phbB gene encoding acetoacetyl-CoA reductase yields the protein MKEQKVALVTGGMGGLGTALCRRLHAAGFAVVAAHTPGNARVASWLDEQQAQQYYFHPLAIDVTDFAACSEAVGKVLAQFGRIDVLVNNAGITRDQSMRKMELPHWAEVMRTNLDSLFNMSKQVLEPMLEKKWGRIINISSVNGQKGAFGQCNYAAAKAGVHGFSKALALEVARHGITVNTVSPGYLRTQMVTAVPADILETKILPQIPLGRLGEPDEVAALVAYLASDEAAFVTGANIAINGGQHMS from the coding sequence ATGAAGGAACAAAAGGTAGCACTGGTCACGGGCGGCATGGGCGGCCTGGGCACGGCCTTGTGCCGCCGCCTGCATGCGGCGGGCTTTGCCGTTGTGGCGGCACATACGCCAGGCAATGCGCGCGTGGCAAGCTGGCTCGACGAGCAGCAGGCGCAGCAGTATTATTTCCATCCGCTGGCCATCGACGTGACGGATTTCGCTGCCTGCAGCGAGGCCGTCGGCAAGGTGCTGGCGCAGTTCGGCCGCATCGACGTGCTGGTCAACAACGCCGGCATCACGCGCGACCAGAGCATGCGCAAGATGGAATTGCCGCACTGGGCCGAGGTCATGCGCACCAATCTCGACAGCCTGTTCAACATGAGCAAGCAGGTGCTCGAACCCATGCTGGAAAAAAAATGGGGCCGCATCATCAATATCTCGTCCGTGAATGGCCAGAAGGGCGCGTTTGGCCAGTGCAACTATGCGGCCGCCAAGGCGGGCGTGCATGGCTTCAGCAAGGCGCTGGCGCTGGAAGTGGCGCGCCACGGCATCACCGTCAACACGGTCTCGCCCGGCTACCTGCGCACGCAGATGGTGACGGCCGTGCCGGCCGATATTTTGGAAACGAAGATCCTGCCGCAGATTCCCCTGGGCCGCCTGGGCGAGCCGGACGAGGTGGCGGCCCTGGTGGCTTACCTGGCGTCCGACGAGGCGGCGTTCGTCACGGGCGCGAACATCGCCATCAATGGCGGACAGCACATGAGTTAA
- a CDS encoding TraR/DksA family transcriptional regulator has product MNGLPQDQLQRLRGVLEQRKLALLEQIENETAEADARASLLNEIEASPADNASVRTLNALVSEAAEHNLAQLAIIRHALARFADGSYGLCDNCGEAIGLSRLNARPEARLCIDCQTRLEKARRGVA; this is encoded by the coding sequence ATGAATGGATTGCCGCAAGACCAGCTGCAACGCCTGCGCGGCGTGCTGGAGCAACGCAAGCTGGCGTTGCTGGAACAGATCGAGAACGAGACGGCCGAAGCCGATGCGCGCGCCTCGCTGCTCAATGAAATCGAAGCTTCGCCGGCCGACAACGCCAGCGTGCGCACCTTGAACGCCCTCGTCAGCGAAGCGGCCGAGCACAACCTGGCGCAGCTGGCCATCATCCGGCATGCGCTGGCCAGGTTTGCCGATGGCAGTTATGGCCTGTGCGACAACTGCGGCGAAGCCATCGGCCTGTCGCGCCTGAATGCGCGCCCGGAAGCGCGCCTGTGCATCGATTGCCAGACACGGCTGGAAAAAGCCCGGCGCGGCGTAGCATGA
- a CDS encoding VOC family protein, whose amino-acid sequence MRIEPYLQFNGNCAQALEYYRQHLHGTDLCLMPFRGSPGQEQVKEDWYDKIMHGSVQLGPTMLMGSDGGCTEDGAKGMHGSSICLTLDTPEEAERAFDALARDGNIQMPLEETFWAKRFGMLKDQFGVAWMVNCLKEPA is encoded by the coding sequence ATGCGTATCGAACCGTATTTGCAATTCAATGGAAATTGCGCACAAGCGCTGGAATACTACCGCCAGCACCTGCATGGCACAGACCTGTGCCTGATGCCGTTTCGCGGCTCGCCGGGCCAGGAGCAAGTCAAGGAAGACTGGTACGACAAGATCATGCACGGCTCCGTGCAGCTGGGCCCCACCATGCTGATGGGCTCGGACGGCGGCTGCACCGAAGATGGCGCCAAGGGCATGCACGGCAGCTCGATCTGCCTGACCCTCGACACGCCGGAAGAGGCGGAACGGGCCTTCGACGCGCTGGCGCGTGATGGCAACATCCAGATGCCGCTGGAGGAAACGTTCTGGGCCAAGCGCTTCGGCATGCTGAAAGACCAGTTCGGCGTCGCCTGGATGGTCAACTGCCTGAAGGAGCCAGCATAG
- the otnI gene encoding 2-oxo-tetronate isomerase, whose translation MPNFAANLSMMFTELPFLDRFAAARVAGFDAVEFLFPYAVEAQQIAMCLERHHLQLAVFNFPPGDWDHGDRGIACDPRRGEEFRSNVQLALNYALALGAKQLHCMSGIVPPGMSLERARQSLIGNLQYAADACRPHGIHVLIEPINHYDMPAYFLNHSQQAADIIADCQRSNIFLQYDIYHMQRMEGELSNTIRALLPLIRHIQIADTPGRHEPGTGEINYRHLFKLLDQIGYAGWVGCEYRPASDTVAGLGWRGQLTGRAGTIGA comes from the coding sequence ATGCCGAACTTTGCTGCCAACCTCAGCATGATGTTTACCGAACTGCCCTTCCTGGACCGCTTTGCCGCCGCCAGGGTAGCGGGCTTCGATGCCGTCGAATTCCTGTTTCCCTATGCCGTCGAGGCGCAACAGATCGCCATGTGCCTGGAACGCCACCATCTGCAGCTGGCCGTCTTCAACTTTCCGCCCGGCGACTGGGACCACGGCGACCGGGGCATCGCCTGCGATCCGCGCCGGGGCGAAGAATTCCGCAGCAACGTGCAACTGGCGCTCAACTACGCGCTGGCGCTGGGCGCAAAACAGCTGCACTGCATGTCCGGCATCGTGCCGCCCGGCATGAGCCTGGAGCGGGCGCGGCAAAGCCTGATCGGCAACCTGCAATATGCAGCCGACGCCTGCCGGCCGCACGGCATCCACGTGCTGATCGAGCCGATCAACCACTACGACATGCCCGCTTACTTTCTGAACCATAGCCAGCAAGCGGCCGACATCATCGCCGACTGCCAGCGCAGCAACATCTTCCTGCAATACGACATCTATCACATGCAGCGGATGGAGGGCGAACTGAGCAACACCATCCGCGCCCTGCTGCCCCTGATCCGCCACATCCAGATCGCCGACACGCCGGGCCGCCACGAACCGGGCACGGGCGAAATCAACTACCGCCATCTGTTCAAGCTGCTCGACCAGATCGGCTACGCAGGCTGGGTCGGCTGCGAATACCGTCCCGCCAGCGACACTGTCGCCGGGCTGGGCTGGCGCGGGCAATTGACGGGCAGAGCGGGCACAATCGGCGCCTGA
- a CDS encoding DEAD/DEAH box helicase: protein MSFSSLGLSDAIVRAVTEHGYTVPTPIQTQAIPAVLAGGDLLAGAQTGTGKTAGFTLPLLHRLSTDANGAAITSNTSTRPIRALILAPTRELAAQVEESVRTYGKYTKLNSTVIFGGVGINPQIKQLKHGVDVLVATPGRLLDHMGQGTVDLSKVEILILDEADRMLDMGFIRDIKKVLAVLPPKRQNLLFSATFSEEIKALADGLLNKPAMIEVARRNSTVEVIKQKIHPVDRDKKHPMLSHLIKSNNWTQVLVFTRTKHGANKLVEQLGADGIGALAIHGNKSQSARTRALSEFKDGTLQVLVATDIAARGIDIDQLPHVVNYDLPNIPEDYVHRIGRTGRAGAKGEAVSLVCVDEHEMLKDIEKLIKQTLPREVIEGFEPDLNARAQPVQLRSGTGGHRNNSRAPAGAVVRVKTGGSGAKPRSAGPAGGGGGGNRSGNAPRSAANHRSGGRGR from the coding sequence ATGTCCTTTTCCTCCCTCGGATTGTCCGACGCTATCGTACGTGCCGTTACCGAACACGGCTACACCGTGCCGACCCCCATCCAGACGCAGGCGATTCCCGCCGTGCTGGCTGGCGGCGACTTGCTGGCCGGCGCACAAACCGGTACCGGCAAGACGGCCGGCTTCACCCTGCCCTTGCTGCACCGCCTGTCGACTGACGCGAATGGCGCGGCCATCACCAGCAACACGTCCACGCGCCCGATCCGCGCCCTGATCCTGGCACCGACGCGCGAACTCGCCGCGCAGGTCGAGGAAAGCGTGCGCACCTACGGCAAATACACCAAGCTGAACTCCACCGTGATCTTCGGCGGCGTCGGCATCAACCCGCAAATCAAGCAGCTCAAACACGGCGTCGACGTGCTCGTCGCCACGCCGGGCCGCTTGCTGGACCACATGGGCCAGGGCACGGTTGACCTGTCGAAAGTGGAAATCCTGATTCTCGACGAAGCCGACCGCATGCTCGACATGGGTTTCATCCGCGACATCAAGAAAGTGCTGGCCGTGCTGCCGCCGAAACGCCAGAACCTGCTGTTCTCGGCCACGTTCTCGGAAGAGATCAAGGCCCTGGCCGACGGCTTGCTGAACAAGCCAGCCATGATCGAAGTGGCGCGCCGCAATTCGACCGTGGAAGTGATCAAGCAAAAGATCCATCCGGTCGACCGCGACAAGAAGCACCCGATGCTGTCCCACCTGATCAAGTCGAACAACTGGACGCAAGTACTGGTCTTCACGCGCACCAAGCATGGCGCCAATAAACTGGTCGAGCAACTGGGCGCGGACGGCATCGGCGCCCTGGCCATCCACGGCAACAAGAGCCAGTCGGCGCGCACGCGCGCGCTGTCCGAGTTCAAGGATGGCACCTTGCAAGTGCTGGTCGCCACCGACATCGCCGCGCGCGGCATCGACATCGACCAGTTGCCGCACGTCGTCAACTACGACTTGCCGAACATTCCGGAAGACTATGTGCACCGTATCGGCCGTACGGGCCGTGCCGGCGCCAAGGGCGAAGCCGTGTCGCTGGTCTGCGTGGATGAGCACGAAATGTTGAAAGACATCGAAAAGCTGATCAAGCAAACCCTGCCGCGTGAAGTCATCGAAGGCTTCGAGCCCGACCTGAACGCCCGCGCCCAGCCTGTGCAATTGCGCAGCGGCACCGGCGGTCACCGCAACAACAGCCGCGCGCCAGCCGGCGCCGTGGTGCGCGTGAAAACCGGCGGCAGCGGCGCCAAGCCACGCAGCGCCGGCCCGGCGGGCGGCGGTGGCGGCGGCAACCGCAGCGGCAATGCGCCGCGTTCGGCAGCCAATCACCGCTCCGGCGGCCGCGGCCGCTAA
- a CDS encoding BlaI/MecI/CopY family transcriptional regulator produces the protein MSTPSVTELSLLKALWKDHPLSARELHERVEDELGWSFSSTRKTLERMLDKGMLLQRSVHGVLVYEANVDKVATLAAFAHDFGRRVMEIDSPLPVSMFTGSKLVDQQELAALEQLLQDWPLEGKD, from the coding sequence ATGAGCACGCCCTCCGTCACCGAACTGTCGTTATTGAAAGCCTTGTGGAAAGACCACCCGCTATCCGCGCGTGAATTGCACGAAAGGGTGGAAGACGAGCTGGGATGGTCGTTTTCATCCACGCGCAAGACGCTTGAACGCATGCTGGACAAGGGCATGCTGCTGCAGCGCAGCGTGCATGGCGTACTCGTGTATGAGGCGAACGTGGACAAGGTGGCTACCCTGGCCGCGTTCGCCCACGACTTTGGCCGGCGCGTGATGGAAATCGACAGTCCCTTGCCGGTCAGTATGTTTACGGGCAGCAAACTGGTGGACCAGCAGGAACTGGCGGCGCTGGAGCAATTGCTGCAGGACTGGCCGCTCGAGGGAAAGGACTAA
- a CDS encoding M23/M56 family metallopeptidase: MLLFSLTLLQASVACLVTGPLLWVLLSLAQRRWPALAAQRSVWLVAQLVLAAVFVLPLLPDTRQLSVVPELSVPVSLAGAAPDVQLAMAGPAVGLPPTASWLALVPSAWGLIYLLGVAWTAWRWQRGHAMLRSLLQLAQRRRLHGMDVLEVAAPISPMLVGVWRPRLLLPAHLAQFTPEQQQLVIAHELTHARRRDPVLLLLANMLQALLWFNPAARWLAGQLAWAQELGCDRQVLAGRPPRQRQQYAAALVRQLGLQAQPLPGLAFGGGGMAERLLRMRDGQARPSTALRVLTALLLCAIGAASLALQPALAWAVAAAPASMLAAPALLRNPLDSMRVTGFFGVVRELTPQGHRGIDLGARRGTPVHAAADGIASVSEDARLGKAVRIDHGAGVASLYAHLDRVTLTTGMAVTAGQGIGTVGATGLATGPHLHFEVTRDGRLQDPQQWLAGLDANATARALRMRKEQFGH; this comes from the coding sequence ATGCTGCTGTTTTCTCTCACGCTGTTGCAGGCCAGCGTCGCCTGTCTCGTGACCGGTCCGCTGCTGTGGGTATTGCTGAGCCTGGCGCAACGGCGCTGGCCCGCGCTGGCGGCGCAGCGCAGCGTGTGGCTGGTCGCGCAACTGGTGCTGGCCGCCGTGTTCGTGCTGCCGCTGCTGCCTGACACGCGGCAACTGAGCGTGGTGCCCGAACTGAGCGTGCCCGTTTCGCTGGCCGGCGCCGCGCCCGACGTGCAGCTGGCTATGGCTGGGCCAGCTGTCGGGCTGCCACCCACTGCTTCCTGGCTGGCCCTGGTGCCATCCGCCTGGGGCCTGATCTACCTGCTGGGCGTCGCTTGGACCGCCTGGCGCTGGCAGCGTGGCCACGCCATGTTGCGCAGCTTGCTGCAACTGGCGCAGCGCCGCCGCCTGCACGGCATGGACGTGCTGGAAGTGGCGGCGCCGATCTCGCCGATGCTGGTGGGCGTGTGGCGGCCGCGTCTGCTGTTGCCGGCGCACCTGGCGCAATTTACGCCGGAACAGCAGCAGCTGGTGATCGCCCATGAGCTGACCCATGCACGCCGGCGCGACCCCGTGCTCCTGCTGCTGGCCAACATGCTGCAGGCGCTGCTGTGGTTCAATCCGGCCGCGCGCTGGCTGGCCGGCCAGCTGGCTTGGGCGCAAGAGCTCGGTTGCGACCGCCAGGTACTGGCTGGCCGGCCCCCGCGCCAGCGCCAGCAATATGCGGCGGCCCTGGTCAGGCAACTGGGCCTGCAGGCCCAGCCGCTGCCGGGGCTGGCCTTTGGCGGCGGCGGCATGGCCGAGCGCCTGCTGCGCATGCGTGACGGGCAGGCGCGCCCATCCACGGCCCTGCGGGTGTTGACGGCGCTGCTGCTGTGCGCGATCGGCGCGGCCAGCCTGGCGCTGCAGCCGGCACTGGCGTGGGCCGTGGCAGCCGCGCCGGCAAGCATGCTCGCTGCGCCAGCTCTCTTGCGCAATCCCCTGGACAGCATGCGCGTGACCGGCTTCTTTGGCGTCGTGCGCGAGTTGACGCCGCAAGGCCATCGCGGCATCGATCTGGGCGCCAGGCGCGGCACGCCCGTGCATGCAGCGGCCGACGGCATCGCCAGCGTCAGCGAAGATGCGCGCCTTGGCAAGGCCGTGCGCATCGACCATGGCGCTGGCGTCGCGTCGCTGTATGCCCATCTCGACCGGGTCACGCTGACGACCGGCATGGCCGTCACGGCAGGGCAGGGCATCGGCACCGTGGGCGCCACCGGTCTGGCGACGGGGCCGCATTTGCATTTCGAGGTCACCCGCGACGGGCGCTTGCAGGATCCGCAACAGTGGCTGGCCGGCCTCGATGCCAACGCCACCGCGCGCGCCCTGCGCATGCGCAAGGAACAATTCGGCCATTAG
- a CDS encoding TonB-dependent receptor plug domain-containing protein, with product MRLSIVLCSLALPLTAHVRAEVVLPSVTVNAGKVEQRRSDTVAAIVVGHEELIRQGDRALSDALKRLPGITLGGTAGGQIQLRGLGQGYTLIMLDGVPVAPGFSLDSLDPELVERVEIMRAATAQFSAQAIAGSINIVLKKSGKRRERTFKLGASGSHGMPAGSTTVQWADKDGRLSYALAGTLAHTGRRGLLDEWNRAFDGEGRPTVVRHMPLTERVTSDTFELAPRLQWALAGEDSLAWQSLVSLRRLASRRQVVETAYLGGHTDYPDNDAAFSQDSSTVRSDLHWLRKFGPGDSLDMKLGLDANHRGSDYLFQGVSAAPGPANVRRVDAGLDDVGVQTSGTYRRALGQGHALAAGWDAGSRRRTEFRRERQLSPGGPPVLPDEDYAATARRLALFAQDEWDISARWSLYLGLRWETLRTASANGAAQRRVDVRAQVWSPVLQSLWKLAGKDQVRLAVTRTYKAPQIFQLIPRPYLNDNGNSPVNPDNQGNPALRPELAWGLDAAYEYYLGQGAMLGASASLRRIDDVMLDRLYQDQGRWVATPVNQGRAQVRGVELEAKLPLSALWAGAPALDLRANVARNWSTLDAVAGPDNRLDGQLPWSANLGADYRLAGKPLTLGGNLHYQGGGRTRESSQLLAWQGARRELDLYALWTFSDQLRLRVSGANLLRQPERTRSLYADGGGSLLRTVDTGSYRTLRVMLEGSL from the coding sequence ATGCGATTGAGTATTGTATTGTGCAGCCTTGCGCTGCCCTTGACGGCGCACGTGCGTGCCGAGGTCGTTCTGCCTTCCGTGACGGTCAATGCGGGCAAGGTGGAGCAGCGCCGCAGCGACACCGTGGCCGCCATCGTCGTCGGCCACGAGGAATTGATACGCCAGGGCGACCGTGCCCTGTCCGACGCCCTGAAGCGCCTGCCCGGCATTACCCTCGGCGGCACGGCTGGCGGGCAAATCCAGCTGCGCGGACTGGGCCAGGGTTACACCTTGATCATGCTCGACGGCGTGCCCGTGGCGCCCGGTTTTTCGCTCGACTCGCTGGACCCGGAACTGGTCGAGCGCGTGGAAATCATGCGTGCCGCCACGGCGCAATTTTCCGCCCAGGCGATCGCCGGTTCCATCAATATCGTGCTGAAAAAATCGGGCAAGCGGCGCGAACGCACCTTCAAGCTGGGGGCGTCCGGCAGCCACGGCATGCCCGCCGGCAGCACCACCGTGCAGTGGGCGGACAAGGACGGCCGCCTGTCGTATGCGCTGGCCGGCACGCTCGCGCACACGGGACGCCGGGGCTTGCTCGACGAGTGGAACCGCGCATTTGATGGCGAAGGCAGGCCCACGGTGGTGCGCCATATGCCGCTGACCGAGCGCGTGACCAGCGATACGTTCGAGCTGGCGCCCCGTTTGCAATGGGCGCTGGCGGGCGAAGACAGCCTGGCCTGGCAAAGCCTGGTCAGCTTGCGCCGCCTGGCCAGCCGCCGCCAGGTCGTGGAAACGGCTTACCTGGGCGGCCATACCGACTATCCGGACAACGACGCCGCGTTCAGCCAGGACAGCAGCACCGTGCGCAGCGATCTGCACTGGCTGCGCAAGTTCGGACCAGGGGATAGCCTCGACATGAAACTGGGCCTCGATGCCAATCACCGTGGCAGCGACTATCTGTTCCAGGGCGTCAGCGCCGCGCCCGGGCCGGCGAATGTGCGCCGGGTCGATGCGGGCCTCGATGATGTGGGCGTGCAGACCAGCGGCACCTATCGCCGGGCTCTGGGCCAGGGACATGCGCTGGCGGCGGGCTGGGATGCGGGCAGCCGGCGGCGCACGGAGTTCCGCCGCGAACGCCAGCTGTCGCCGGGCGGGCCACCCGTGCTGCCGGACGAAGACTATGCGGCCACGGCGCGGCGCCTGGCCCTGTTCGCGCAGGATGAATGGGATATCTCCGCGCGCTGGTCGCTGTATCTGGGGCTGCGCTGGGAAACCTTGCGCACGGCCAGCGCCAATGGTGCCGCGCAGCGCCGCGTCGACGTGCGCGCGCAGGTATGGAGCCCCGTGCTGCAAAGCCTGTGGAAGCTGGCCGGCAAGGATCAGGTGCGCCTGGCCGTCACCCGCACCTACAAGGCGCCGCAGATTTTCCAGCTGATCCCGCGCCCCTACCTCAACGACAACGGCAATAGTCCCGTGAATCCCGACAACCAGGGCAACCCGGCGCTGCGCCCGGAACTGGCGTGGGGCCTGGATGCGGCCTATGAATACTACCTTGGGCAAGGCGCCATGCTGGGCGCCAGCGCCTCGCTGCGGCGCATCGACGACGTAATGCTGGACCGGCTGTATCAGGACCAGGGGCGCTGGGTGGCCACGCCCGTCAATCAGGGCAGGGCGCAGGTGCGCGGCGTCGAACTGGAAGCGAAGCTGCCGCTGTCGGCGCTGTGGGCAGGCGCCCCCGCGCTGGACCTGCGGGCGAACGTGGCGCGCAACTGGTCGACGCTAGACGCCGTCGCCGGCCCGGACAACCGCCTCGACGGCCAGCTGCCTTGGAGCGCCAACCTGGGCGCCGATTACCGGCTGGCCGGCAAGCCCTTGACCCTGGGCGGCAATCTGCATTACCAGGGCGGTGGACGGACGCGCGAGTCAAGCCAGCTGCTGGCCTGGCAGGGCGCCCGGCGCGAACTGGATCTGTACGCGTTATGGACCTTCAGCGACCAGTTGCGCCTGCGCGTGTCGGGCGCCAATCTGCTGCGCCAGCCTGAGCGCACGCGCAGCCTGTATGCGGATGGCGGCGGCAGCCTGCTGCGCACGGTCGATACGGGCAGCTACCGCACCCTGCGCGTCATGCTCGAAGGCTCCCTGTAG
- a CDS encoding hydrolase, with the protein MPIATAQAAQKLLTPNDHTLIMIDHQSQMAFATRSIDLALLRNNAALVAKAAAQFKVPTILTTVAAKSFSGPIFDEIQSVFPDQAPIDRTSMNTWEDARIADKVNGYGKGKIVLAGLWTSVCIVGPALSALEQGFDVYVIADASGDVSDEAHAMAMQRMIQAGAQPMTSVQYLLELQRDWARGETYNETVATAVAHGGGYGLGLIYAKSMFNASEGH; encoded by the coding sequence ATGCCTATCGCCACCGCCCAAGCCGCCCAAAAACTGCTGACCCCGAACGATCATACCCTGATCATGATCGACCACCAGTCGCAAATGGCCTTCGCCACCCGTTCCATCGACCTGGCCCTGCTGCGTAACAACGCGGCCCTGGTGGCCAAGGCGGCGGCGCAATTCAAGGTGCCGACGATTCTGACGACGGTGGCGGCCAAATCGTTCTCCGGCCCGATCTTCGACGAGATCCAGTCCGTCTTCCCGGATCAGGCGCCGATCGACCGCACCAGCATGAACACCTGGGAAGATGCGCGCATCGCCGACAAGGTGAATGGCTACGGCAAGGGCAAGATCGTGCTGGCCGGCCTGTGGACGTCGGTATGCATCGTGGGACCGGCGCTGTCGGCGCTGGAGCAGGGCTTTGACGTGTACGTGATCGCCGACGCCAGCGGCGACGTCTCCGACGAAGCCCATGCGATGGCCATGCAGCGCATGATACAGGCGGGCGCACAGCCGATGACGTCCGTGCAATACTTGCTGGAACTGCAGCGCGACTGGGCCCGCGGCGAGACCTACAACGAGACGGTAGCGACGGCCGTGGCGCACGGCGGCGGCTATGGCCTGGGTCTGATCTACGCCAAATCCATGTTCAACGCCAGCGAAGGCCATTGA